Proteins from a single region of Melanotaenia boesemani isolate fMelBoe1 chromosome 3, fMelBoe1.pri, whole genome shotgun sequence:
- the ghrh gene encoding somatoliberin isoform X2 has protein sequence MMEKAALLLFCSLVVSLSGSPLYPSIRFGQRDTSILMTSIKNPAGQLEEDRHPPSQRAELRYRKVLGQISARKFLQTIMGKRLGDESESYMKRQSDIYEGTFKEDLTSILSDQRYRGVHGNVMRPRLLS, from the exons ATGATGGAGAAAGCTGCGCTGCTGCTGTTCTGTTCCCTGGTTGTGTCTTTATCAGGCTCCCCACTCTACCCATCCATTAG GTTCGGCCAAAGGGATACGTCCATCCTGATGACATCTATCAAGAATCCAGCAGGGCAGCTGGAAGAAGACAGACATCCTCCGAGTCAGCGAGCAGAGCTGCG TTACAGGAAAGTCCTGGGCCAAATCTCTGCTAGGAAGTTCCTTCAGACAATCATGGGCAAACGGCTGGG AGATGAAAGTGAGAGCTACATGAAACGTCAGTCCGATATCTATGAAGGGACCTTTAAAGAGGATCTTACATCCATCCTGAGTGACCAGAGATACAGAGGGGTGCATGGGAATGTCATGAGGCCCAG ACTGCTGAGTTGA
- the rpn2 gene encoding dolichyl-diphosphooligosaccharide--protein glycosyltransferase subunit 2 isoform X1 codes for MDRSGLLGFFLLGLALSGAQALTPSHYLSPSDVARLQNLLSQPFTDLESAYYSVVGQSKLGETIPDQKDVCQFLKSQLDPTSVDSLFFAAETSQAITECEIPVSNETRDILLAAVSEDSSMTQIHRAVSALSSLGLPLASQEVVGALTARINKEDNVMAIILALQTASRLSQQAELGGVLEEIEDLTARLDDLGGIYLQFEEGLEATAMFVTAAYALSDHVDMEPPLKEDQVIQLVNSIFSKKSWDSLAEAFSVASAAAALSGNRFHVPVIVNTQGPATVSHSQPTLQLLVTDVMSQPLASASVLVESAHAVASKSVILSKAPFTLNDGVFELNFISSQPASGYYQFAVAVTGDSRLVANHVELKVKVSTEVAVTNMDLSVVDKDQSIGTKTTRVDYPSKAKSSFTADSHQNFAMSFQLVDVNTGLELTPHQTFVRLHNQKTGQEVVFVAEPDSKNLYKFELDTAERKSEFDSISGTYSLYLIVGDATLENPILWNVADVVLKFVDEEAPATIQSKTLYVPKPEIQHLFREPEKKPPTVVSNTFTALVLSPFLLLLILWFKLGANISNFSFSPSTILFHVGHAAMLGLMYVYWTHLNMFQTLKYLAIIGGVTFLAGNRMLAQKAVKRIAAEQSSRLAKYRSLR; via the exons ATGGACCGGTCTG GTCTGCTCGGGTTTTTCCTCCTTGGCCTGGCTCTGAGTGGAGCTCAGGCGCTCACACCGTCGCACTACCTGTCCCCGTCTGATGTGGCCCGGCTGCAGAACCTCCTGAGCCAGCCGTTCACCGACCTGGAGTCCGCATATTATTCTGTTGTAGGTCAGAGCAAGCTTGGTGAAACTATTCCTGATCAAAAG gATGTATGCCAGTTCCTGAAATCCCAGCTGGATCCTACAAGTGTTGACTCTCTCTTTTTTGCTGCTGAAACCAGTCAAGCCATCACAGAATGTGAG ATCCCTGTATCCAATGAAACCCGTGACATCCTTCTAGCAGCAGTTAGTGAAGATTCGTCCATGACCCAGATCCATCGGGCAGTGAGTGCCCTGAGCTCTCTGGGGCTTCCTCTTGCTTCCCAGGAAGTTGTGGGTGCGCTGACGGCTCGCATCAACAAGGAAGACAATGTTATGGC GATAATCTTGGCTTTGCAAACTGCATCCCGCCTTTCCCAGCAAGCAGAACTCGGAGGAGTGCTGGAGGAAATTGAG GATCTGACAGCTCGTCTGGATGATCTTGGTGGCATCTACCTCCAGTTTGAAGAGGGGCTTGAGGCTACCGCCATGTTTGTGACTGCTGCTTATGCCCTGTCAGATCATGTGGACATGGAGCCTCCTCTCAAGGAG GACCAGGTCATCCAGCTTGTGAACTCTATCTTCAGCAAGAAATCCTGGGATTCCTTGGCTGAGGCTTTCAGTGTGGCGAGTGCTGCTGCCGCTCTCTCCGGCAACCGCTTCCATGTGCCGGTTATTGTCAACACTCAGGGCCCAGCCACGGTGTCCCACAGCCAACCAACCCTGCAG CTCCTCGTTACTGATGTCATGTCTCAACCTCTGGCCTCAGCTAGCGTGCTGGTGGAGTCTGCGCATGCTGTGGCTTCTAAAAGCGTCATCCTCAGCAAAGCACCGTTCACTCTTAATGA TGGTGTCTTTGAATTGAACTTCATATCCAGCCAGCCAGCGAGCGGATATTACCAGTTTGCAGTTGCAGTGACCGGGGATAGCCGGCTGGTTGCCAATCATGTTGAG CTTAAAGTCAAAGTGTCTACAGAGGTGGCTGTCACCAACATGGACCTCTCTGTGGTGGATAAGGACCAGAGCATCGGCACTAAGACCACCAG GGTGGACTATCCATCCAAAGCCAAAAGCTCCTTCACAGCAGACAGCCACCAGAACTTTGCCATGTCCTTCCAGCTGGTTGACGTCAACACTGGCCTGGAGCTCACCCCTCACCAG ACCTTTGTCCGCCTGCACAATCAGAAAACTGGTCAGGAGGTGGTGTTTGTGGCTGAACCCGACAGCAAGAATCTCTACAAGTTTGAGTTGGACACAGCTGAGCGGAAGTCAGAGTTTGACTCCATCTCTGGTACCTACTCCCTCTACCTCATCGTTGGGGATGCTACCCTGGAAAATCCCATCCTGTGGAATGTG GCAGATGTTGTTCTAAAGTTTGTTGATGAGGAAGCTCCCGCCACCATTCAGTCCAAGACCCTCTATGTCCCCAAGCCAGAGATCCAG CACTTGTTCAGGGAGCCAGAGAAGAAGCCTCCAACTGTGGTTTCCAACACCTTCACTGCACTCGTCTTGTCTCCCTTCCTGCTTCTACTCATCCTG TGGTTTAAGCTCGGAGCCAACATCTCCAACTTCAGCTTCTCTCCGAGCACCATCCTGTTCCACGTGGGACATGCAG CCATGCTTGGCCTGATGTACGTCTACTGGACCCACCTGAACATGTTTCAGACTCTCAAGTACCTGGCAATCATTGGTGGTGTAACTTTCCTTGCCGGAAACCGCATGCTGGCCCAGAAAGCAGTGAAGAG GATTGCTGCAGAGCAAAGTAGTAGGTTGGCAAAGTATAGGAGCCTTCGATAA
- the mybl2b gene encoding v-myb avian myeloblastosis viral oncogene homolog-like 2b isoform X1, with amino-acid sequence MSWRSRGEDGEEALHQDTDSDVAEPREGGKVKVKWTQEEDDKLKALVQKLGSNDWKHIASYIPNHTEHQCQHRWFKVLDPELIKGPWTKEEDEKVIELVNLYGNKQWAVVAKHLKGRLGKQCRERWHNHLNPNVKKSSWTAEEDLIIYKAHCVLGNRWAEIAKLLPGRTDNAVKNHWNSTIKRKLEMGFYTGEVIRPNELEELLARVNKDVQITSCCQEERDAEQRSHLLLQEMPVSSKAGPSEAGPSKTVPSPRNDLSPNAEADPAGELNGTSWVVDSSGFLSPPGPVLKEVLDLVDGDLEGWCNLAAFDLPENSSSPERHQFRLEGSALQELSKGNKGELIPISPGGISPPSILTRRSRRRINLSPDTNHSMTPKSTPVKILPFSPSQFLNMWTKQDAHDLENPSLTSTPVCSQKAIVTTPLQRDKTPLTQRENMAFVTPNHKSDLCTTPRTPTPFKNAMEKYGPLKPLPQTPNLEDDINEVILRDTGMDLALVRSTPPEQRHKTVHRPPMKKVRKSLALDVMDCQVMPTSKRKSLKNEAKHSIKEEPVMVSLNSSFCSKRHENILDQGFLLGPSDSALYPSTVSPRHMSKNWEKVVCGQTEDQLIMTEKARRLLRSLKPHPSRALILS; translated from the exons ATGTCTTGGAGGTCGCGCGG tgaggatggagaggaggcCCTGCATCAAGATACTGATTCTGATGTGGCAGAGCCAAGGGAAGGTGGGAAAGTGAAGGTGAAATGGACCCAGGAGGAG GATGACAAGCTTAAAGCTCTGGTTCAAAAACTGGGATCAAATGATTGGAAACACATTGCCAGCTACATACCA AATCACactgaacatcagtgtcagCACCGCTGGTTTAAGGTTTTGGATCCAGAACTCATTAAAGGTCCTTGGACcaaagaggaggatgagaaa GTTATAGAGCTTGTAAATCTCTATGGCAACAAACAGTGGGCGGTGGTAGCCAAGCATCTCAAGGGCAGACTGGGAAAGCAGTGTAGAGAGCGCTGGCACAATCACCTCAATCCCAACGTGAAGAAGTCATCGTGGACGGCTGAGGAGGACCTCATCATCTACAAGGCTCACTGCGTGCTGGGGAACCGGTGGGCTGAGATCGCAAAGCTGCTCCCTGGAAG GACAGACAATGCTGTGAAGAATCACTGGAATTCAACCATTAAACGCAAGCTAGAAATGGGCTTCTATACTGGAGAGGTGATCAGGCCAAATGAGCTGGAAGAGCTGTTGGCTCGTGTTAATAAAGACGTGCAG ATAACCAGCTGCTGTCAAGAAGAGAGAGACGCAGAACAAAGGAGCCATCTTTTA CTGCAGGAAATGCCAGTTTCATCTAAAGCTGGTCCCAGTGAAGCAGGCCCGTCAAAGACTGTCCCCTCACCAAGGAACGATTTAAGCCCCAACGCTGAAGCAGACCCTGCAGGAGAGCTGAACGGTACCAGCTGGGTGGTGGACAGCTCGGGCTTCCTGTCCCCTCCGGGCCCAGTGCTGAAGGAAGTGCTGGACTTGGTGGATGGG GACCTCGAAGGCTGGTGCAACCTCGCAGCGTTTGACCTGCCAGAGAACAGTTCCAGCCCCGAACGCCACCAGTTTCGTCTAGAGGGCAGCGCCCTGCAGGAGCTGAGCAAAGGCAACAAGGGGGAGCTCATCCCCATCTCTCCCGGAGGGATCTCTCCGCCCTCCATACTGACCCGTCGCAGCCGGAGACGCATCAACTTGTCTCCTGACACAAATCACTCCATGACTCCAAAAAGCACTCCTGTAAAAATCTTGCCTTTCTCTCCATCTCAA TTCCTCAACATGTGGACCAAGCAGGACGCCCATGATCTGGAGAACCCCTCCCTCACGTCCACGCCGGTGTGCAGCCAGAAAGCCATAGTTACCACCCCGCTGCAGCGAGACAAGACCCCGCTCACACAGAGGGAAAACATGGC ATTTGTTACACCAAACCACAAATCCGATCTCTGTACGACGCCCCGAACGCCGACGCCCTTCAAAAACGCCATGGAGAAATACGGCCCTTTGAAGCCTCTG CCTCAGACTCCAAACCTTGAAGATGACATAAATGAGGTCATCCTACGAGACACGGGGATGGACTTGGCTCTTGTGCGTTCAACCCCACCTGAGCAAAGACACAAAACAGTG CACCGCCCACCAATGAAGAAAGTGCGTAAATCATTGGCCCTCGATGTCATGGACTGCCAGGTGATGCCCACATCCAAACGTAAATCCTTGAAGAATGAAGCCAAACACTCCATCAAG GAAGAACCTGTGATGGTTTCTCTAAACTCCTCGTTCTGCAGCAAGCGGCATGAAAACATATTGGATCAGGGTTTCCTTTTGGGACCCAGCGACAGTGCCTTATATCCCAGCACGGTGTCTCCACGTCAC atgTCAAAAAATTGGGAAAAGGTTGTTTGTGGACAAACAGAAGACCAGCTCATTATGACGGAGAAAGCAAGGCGCCTCCTTCGCTCGCTGAAACCTCATCCCAGCCGGGCTCTGATTCTGTCCTGA
- the ghrh gene encoding somatoliberin isoform X1 — MMEKAALLLFCSLVVSLSGSPLYPSIRFGQRDTSILMTSIKNPAGQLEEDRHPPSQRAELRSERHADAIFTNSYRKVLGQISARKFLQTIMGKRLGDESESYMKRQSDIYEGTFKEDLTSILSDQRYRGVHGNVMRPRLLS, encoded by the exons ATGATGGAGAAAGCTGCGCTGCTGCTGTTCTGTTCCCTGGTTGTGTCTTTATCAGGCTCCCCACTCTACCCATCCATTAG GTTCGGCCAAAGGGATACGTCCATCCTGATGACATCTATCAAGAATCCAGCAGGGCAGCTGGAAGAAGACAGACATCCTCCGAGTCAGCGAGCAGAGCTGCG ctcagAGCGCCACGCTGATGCCATCTTTACCAATAGTTACAGGAAAGTCCTGGGCCAAATCTCTGCTAGGAAGTTCCTTCAGACAATCATGGGCAAACGGCTGGG AGATGAAAGTGAGAGCTACATGAAACGTCAGTCCGATATCTATGAAGGGACCTTTAAAGAGGATCTTACATCCATCCTGAGTGACCAGAGATACAGAGGGGTGCATGGGAATGTCATGAGGCCCAG ACTGCTGAGTTGA
- the mybl2b gene encoding v-myb avian myeloblastosis viral oncogene homolog-like 2b isoform X2: protein MSWRSRGEDGEEALHQDTDSDVAEPREGGKVKVKWTQEEDDKLKALVQKLGSNDWKHIASYIPNHTEHQCQHRWFKVLDPELIKGPWTKEEDEKVIELVNLYGNKQWAVVAKHLKGRLGKQCRERWHNHLNPNVKKSSWTAEEDLIIYKAHCVLGNRWAEIAKLLPGRTDNAVKNHWNSTIKRKLEMGFYTGEVIRPNELEELLARVNKDVQITSCCQEERDAEQRSHLLLQEMPVSSKAGPSEAGPSKTVPSPRNDLSPNAEADPAGELNGTSWVVDSSGFLSPPGPVLKEVLDLVDGDLEGWCNLAAFDLPENSSSPERHQFRLEGSALQELSKGNKGELIPISPGGISPPSILTRRSRRRINLSPDTNHSMTPKSTPVKILPFSPSQFLNMWTKQDAHDLENPSLTSTPVCSQKAIVTTPLQRDKTPLTQRENMAFVTPNHKSDLCTTPRTPTPFKNAMEKYGPLKPLPQTPNLEDDINEVILRDTGMDLALVRSTPPEQRHKTHRPPMKKVRKSLALDVMDCQVMPTSKRKSLKNEAKHSIKEEPVMVSLNSSFCSKRHENILDQGFLLGPSDSALYPSTVSPRHMSKNWEKVVCGQTEDQLIMTEKARRLLRSLKPHPSRALILS, encoded by the exons ATGTCTTGGAGGTCGCGCGG tgaggatggagaggaggcCCTGCATCAAGATACTGATTCTGATGTGGCAGAGCCAAGGGAAGGTGGGAAAGTGAAGGTGAAATGGACCCAGGAGGAG GATGACAAGCTTAAAGCTCTGGTTCAAAAACTGGGATCAAATGATTGGAAACACATTGCCAGCTACATACCA AATCACactgaacatcagtgtcagCACCGCTGGTTTAAGGTTTTGGATCCAGAACTCATTAAAGGTCCTTGGACcaaagaggaggatgagaaa GTTATAGAGCTTGTAAATCTCTATGGCAACAAACAGTGGGCGGTGGTAGCCAAGCATCTCAAGGGCAGACTGGGAAAGCAGTGTAGAGAGCGCTGGCACAATCACCTCAATCCCAACGTGAAGAAGTCATCGTGGACGGCTGAGGAGGACCTCATCATCTACAAGGCTCACTGCGTGCTGGGGAACCGGTGGGCTGAGATCGCAAAGCTGCTCCCTGGAAG GACAGACAATGCTGTGAAGAATCACTGGAATTCAACCATTAAACGCAAGCTAGAAATGGGCTTCTATACTGGAGAGGTGATCAGGCCAAATGAGCTGGAAGAGCTGTTGGCTCGTGTTAATAAAGACGTGCAG ATAACCAGCTGCTGTCAAGAAGAGAGAGACGCAGAACAAAGGAGCCATCTTTTA CTGCAGGAAATGCCAGTTTCATCTAAAGCTGGTCCCAGTGAAGCAGGCCCGTCAAAGACTGTCCCCTCACCAAGGAACGATTTAAGCCCCAACGCTGAAGCAGACCCTGCAGGAGAGCTGAACGGTACCAGCTGGGTGGTGGACAGCTCGGGCTTCCTGTCCCCTCCGGGCCCAGTGCTGAAGGAAGTGCTGGACTTGGTGGATGGG GACCTCGAAGGCTGGTGCAACCTCGCAGCGTTTGACCTGCCAGAGAACAGTTCCAGCCCCGAACGCCACCAGTTTCGTCTAGAGGGCAGCGCCCTGCAGGAGCTGAGCAAAGGCAACAAGGGGGAGCTCATCCCCATCTCTCCCGGAGGGATCTCTCCGCCCTCCATACTGACCCGTCGCAGCCGGAGACGCATCAACTTGTCTCCTGACACAAATCACTCCATGACTCCAAAAAGCACTCCTGTAAAAATCTTGCCTTTCTCTCCATCTCAA TTCCTCAACATGTGGACCAAGCAGGACGCCCATGATCTGGAGAACCCCTCCCTCACGTCCACGCCGGTGTGCAGCCAGAAAGCCATAGTTACCACCCCGCTGCAGCGAGACAAGACCCCGCTCACACAGAGGGAAAACATGGC ATTTGTTACACCAAACCACAAATCCGATCTCTGTACGACGCCCCGAACGCCGACGCCCTTCAAAAACGCCATGGAGAAATACGGCCCTTTGAAGCCTCTG CCTCAGACTCCAAACCTTGAAGATGACATAAATGAGGTCATCCTACGAGACACGGGGATGGACTTGGCTCTTGTGCGTTCAACCCCACCTGAGCAAAGACACAAAACA CACCGCCCACCAATGAAGAAAGTGCGTAAATCATTGGCCCTCGATGTCATGGACTGCCAGGTGATGCCCACATCCAAACGTAAATCCTTGAAGAATGAAGCCAAACACTCCATCAAG GAAGAACCTGTGATGGTTTCTCTAAACTCCTCGTTCTGCAGCAAGCGGCATGAAAACATATTGGATCAGGGTTTCCTTTTGGGACCCAGCGACAGTGCCTTATATCCCAGCACGGTGTCTCCACGTCAC atgTCAAAAAATTGGGAAAAGGTTGTTTGTGGACAAACAGAAGACCAGCTCATTATGACGGAGAAAGCAAGGCGCCTCCTTCGCTCGCTGAAACCTCATCCCAGCCGGGCTCTGATTCTGTCCTGA
- the rpn2 gene encoding dolichyl-diphosphooligosaccharide--protein glycosyltransferase subunit 2 isoform X2 has product MDRSGLLGFFLLGLALSGAQALTPSHYLSPSDVARLQNLLSQPFTDLESAYYSVVGQSKLGETIPDQKDVCQFLKSQLDPTSVDSLFFAAETSQAITECEIPVSNETRDILLAAVSEDSSMTQIHRAVSALSSLGLPLASQEVVGALTARINKEDNVMAIILALQTASRLSQQAELGGVLEEIEDLTARLDDLGGIYLQFEEGLEATAMFVTAAYALSDHVDMEPPLKEDQVIQLVNSIFSKKSWDSLAEAFSVASAAAALSGNRFHVPVIVNTQGPATVSHSQPTLQLLVTDVMSQPLASASVLVESAHAVASKSVILSKAPFTLNDGVFELNFISSQPASGYYQFAVAVTGDSRLVANHVELKVKVSTEVAVTNMDLSVVDKDQSIGTKTTRVDYPSKAKSSFTADSHQNFAMSFQLVDVNTGLELTPHQTFVRLHNQKTGQEVVFVAEPDSKNLYKFELDTAERKSEFDSISGTYSLYLIVGDATLENPILWNVADVVLKFVDEEAPATIQSKTLYVPKPEIQHLFREPEKKPPTVVSNTFTALVLSPFLLLLILWFKLGANISNFSFSPSTILFHVGHAAMLGLMYVYWTHLNMFQTLKYLAIIGGVTFLAGNRMLAQKAVKRIEKK; this is encoded by the exons ATGGACCGGTCTG GTCTGCTCGGGTTTTTCCTCCTTGGCCTGGCTCTGAGTGGAGCTCAGGCGCTCACACCGTCGCACTACCTGTCCCCGTCTGATGTGGCCCGGCTGCAGAACCTCCTGAGCCAGCCGTTCACCGACCTGGAGTCCGCATATTATTCTGTTGTAGGTCAGAGCAAGCTTGGTGAAACTATTCCTGATCAAAAG gATGTATGCCAGTTCCTGAAATCCCAGCTGGATCCTACAAGTGTTGACTCTCTCTTTTTTGCTGCTGAAACCAGTCAAGCCATCACAGAATGTGAG ATCCCTGTATCCAATGAAACCCGTGACATCCTTCTAGCAGCAGTTAGTGAAGATTCGTCCATGACCCAGATCCATCGGGCAGTGAGTGCCCTGAGCTCTCTGGGGCTTCCTCTTGCTTCCCAGGAAGTTGTGGGTGCGCTGACGGCTCGCATCAACAAGGAAGACAATGTTATGGC GATAATCTTGGCTTTGCAAACTGCATCCCGCCTTTCCCAGCAAGCAGAACTCGGAGGAGTGCTGGAGGAAATTGAG GATCTGACAGCTCGTCTGGATGATCTTGGTGGCATCTACCTCCAGTTTGAAGAGGGGCTTGAGGCTACCGCCATGTTTGTGACTGCTGCTTATGCCCTGTCAGATCATGTGGACATGGAGCCTCCTCTCAAGGAG GACCAGGTCATCCAGCTTGTGAACTCTATCTTCAGCAAGAAATCCTGGGATTCCTTGGCTGAGGCTTTCAGTGTGGCGAGTGCTGCTGCCGCTCTCTCCGGCAACCGCTTCCATGTGCCGGTTATTGTCAACACTCAGGGCCCAGCCACGGTGTCCCACAGCCAACCAACCCTGCAG CTCCTCGTTACTGATGTCATGTCTCAACCTCTGGCCTCAGCTAGCGTGCTGGTGGAGTCTGCGCATGCTGTGGCTTCTAAAAGCGTCATCCTCAGCAAAGCACCGTTCACTCTTAATGA TGGTGTCTTTGAATTGAACTTCATATCCAGCCAGCCAGCGAGCGGATATTACCAGTTTGCAGTTGCAGTGACCGGGGATAGCCGGCTGGTTGCCAATCATGTTGAG CTTAAAGTCAAAGTGTCTACAGAGGTGGCTGTCACCAACATGGACCTCTCTGTGGTGGATAAGGACCAGAGCATCGGCACTAAGACCACCAG GGTGGACTATCCATCCAAAGCCAAAAGCTCCTTCACAGCAGACAGCCACCAGAACTTTGCCATGTCCTTCCAGCTGGTTGACGTCAACACTGGCCTGGAGCTCACCCCTCACCAG ACCTTTGTCCGCCTGCACAATCAGAAAACTGGTCAGGAGGTGGTGTTTGTGGCTGAACCCGACAGCAAGAATCTCTACAAGTTTGAGTTGGACACAGCTGAGCGGAAGTCAGAGTTTGACTCCATCTCTGGTACCTACTCCCTCTACCTCATCGTTGGGGATGCTACCCTGGAAAATCCCATCCTGTGGAATGTG GCAGATGTTGTTCTAAAGTTTGTTGATGAGGAAGCTCCCGCCACCATTCAGTCCAAGACCCTCTATGTCCCCAAGCCAGAGATCCAG CACTTGTTCAGGGAGCCAGAGAAGAAGCCTCCAACTGTGGTTTCCAACACCTTCACTGCACTCGTCTTGTCTCCCTTCCTGCTTCTACTCATCCTG TGGTTTAAGCTCGGAGCCAACATCTCCAACTTCAGCTTCTCTCCGAGCACCATCCTGTTCCACGTGGGACATGCAG CCATGCTTGGCCTGATGTACGTCTACTGGACCCACCTGAACATGTTTCAGACTCTCAAGTACCTGGCAATCATTGGTGGTGTAACTTTCCTTGCCGGAAACCGCATGCTGGCCCAGAAAGCAGTGAAGAG AATCGAGAAAAAATAA
- the cdk5rap1 gene encoding CDK5 regulatory subunit-associated protein 1 translates to MRTLKALFGSQHWAPLMCIQPRHCSKLPNTKTTPIEKRTAVSDSFKSQITSGPSFQDFVKGLSVNRTFTVDEDHSDKHGYLPEHLDMGNSRKVYFETYGCQMNVNDTEIAWSILKKKGYQRTAHLNEADVVLLVTCSIREKAEQTIWNRLRQLTAMKKKRLKSHTPMKIGILGCMAERLKTELLEREKLVDVLAGPDAYRDLPRLLMVADGGQQVSNVLLSLEETYADVMPVHHASQGHSAFVSIMRGCDNMCSYCIVPFTRGRERSRPVSSILEEVQMLSDQGVKEVTLLGQNVNSYRDTSEEQFSCSDRTKLSRGFKTIYQTKQGGLRFSDLLDKVSLVDPDMRIRFTSPHPKDFPDEVLHLIAERNNICKQIHLPAQSGSNQVLEAMRRGYTREAYLDLVKNIKQIIPDVSLSSDFISGFCGETEDDHQQTLSLIREVGYNVGFLFAYSMRKKTHAFHRLQDDVAAEVKQRRLEECISVFREEALRVNAALIGSTQLVLVEGESKRSAEDLCGRTDGNMKVIFPKEDVAVRAAESSTAPISAGEYVLVKVLSASSQSLKGRAVLRGTP, encoded by the exons ATGAGGACCCTAAAAGCCTTATTTGGTTCCCAACACTGGGCGCCTCTCATGTGTATCCAACCCAGACACTGCTCTAAACTGCCTAACACCAAAACCACTCCAATAGAGAAGAGAACAGCTGTAAGTGACAGTTTCAAGAGTCAGATAACCTCAGGTCCAAGTTTTCAGGATTTTGTCAAAGGACTTTCAGTGAACAGGACTTTTACTGTAGATGAAGACCACTCAGATAAACATGGTTATCTTCCTGAACACTTGGATATGGGAAACTCAAGGAAAG TATATTTTGAGACCTATGGATGTCAGATGAATGTAAATGACACAGAGATAGCCTGGTCCATACTTAAGAAGAAGGGATATCAACGCACAGCTCACTTAAATGAG GCGGATGTTGTTCTTCTGGTAACCTGCTCCATAAG AGAAAAGGCTGAGCAAACTATTTGGAATAGATTGAGACAACTAACAGCCATGAAGAAGAAGCGATTGAAGTCCCACACACCAATGAAAATAGGGATTTTAG GTTGCATGGCAGAGAGGCTGAAGACGGAGCTACTGGAGCGCGAGAAGCTGGTTGATGTTCTCGCTGGTCCAGATGCTTACCGAGATCTTCCTCGCCTTTTAATGGTAGCTGATGGAGGTCAGCAAGTCAGCAACGTGCTGCTGTCTCTGGAGGAGACATATGCAGACGTCATGCCTGTTCACCATGCTTCTCAGGGCCACAGTGCTTTTGT ATCCATCATGCGCGGCTGTGACAACATGTGCAGTTACTGCATTGTTCCCTTCACCAGGGGGAGAGAGAGGAGTCGACCGGTCAGCTCCATCCTCGAGGAAGTTCAGATGCTCTCTGACCAA ggtgTGAAGGAGGTGACGTTGCTGGGCCAGAATGTGAACAGCTACAGGGACACTTCAGAGGAGCAGTTCTCCTGTTCAGACCGGACAAAGCTCAGCCGTGGCTTTAAGACCATCTACCAAACTAAACAGGGAGGTCTGCGCTTCTCGGACCTGCTGGACAAAGTGTCGCTAGTTGATCCAGACATGAGGATAAGATTCACTTCTCCTCATCCTAAAGATTTTCCTGATGAG GTTTTGCATCTGATTGCAGAACGTAACAACATTTGTAAACAGATCCACCTCCCAGCCCAAAGTGGAAGCAACCAAGTCCTGGAAGCGATGCGTCGAGG ttaCACCAGAGAGGCTTACCTCGATCTGGTGAAGAACATAAAGCAAATCATCCCAG ACGTGAGTCTCAGCAGTGACTTCATCTCAGGCTTCTGTGGTGAAACAGAAGACGACCATCAGCAAACGCTCTCGCTCATCAGAGAGGTGGGCTACAACGTGGGATTCCTTTTTGCCTACAGCATGCGAAAG AAGACGCACGCCTTCCATCGACTACAGGATGACGTGGCAGCGGAGGTGAAGCAGCGGCGGCTGGAGGAGTGCATCAGCGTGTTCAGGGAGGAAGCTCTGAGGGTCAACGCTGCTCTGATTGGCAGCACACAGCTGGTACTGGTGGAGGGA GAAAGTAAAAGATCTGCAGAGGACCTGTGTGGGAGAACAGACGGTAACATGAAGGTGATTTTCCCCAAAGAGGATGTTGCTGTCAGGGCTGCTGAATCCAGCACTGCACCCATCAGTGCTGGAGAATACGTGCTGGTGAAG GTTTTGTCGGCCAGCTCGCAGAGCCTGAAGGGTCGGGCCGTCCTGAGAGGAACACCGTGA